In Esox lucius isolate fEsoLuc1 chromosome 6, fEsoLuc1.pri, whole genome shotgun sequence, the following proteins share a genomic window:
- the scd gene encoding acyl-CoA desaturase gives MPETEVLEGSVRSRNGEVRAESVTEREDLFDETYKEKDGPKPPMIIVWKNVILMTLLHIGAVYGIFLLPSARMLTLAWSVICFLISALGVTAGVHRLWSHKSYKASLPLRIFLAFANSMAFENDIFEWSRDHRVHHKFSETDADPHNAVRGFFFSHIGWLLVRKHPDVIEKGKKIDLSDLKADKVVMFQRKYYKISVVLMCFTVPTLVPWYLWGENFWVSYFVPGLLRYAVVLNSTWLVNSAAHMWGNRPYDVNIYPRENKLVILTTIGEGFHNYHHTFPYDYATSEFGCKMNLTTCFINFMCFLGLAKDCKTVAPEIVLARAQRTGDGSARNRSG, from the exons ATGCCTGAGACGGAGGTACTAGAGGGTTCGGTGAGATCCAGGAACGGTGAAGTGCGCGCAGAATCCGTGACGGAGAGGGAGGACCTGTTTGATGAAACGTATAAAGAAAAAGACGGTCCAAAGCCTCCAATGATAATCGTGTGgaagaatgtcattttgatGACTTTGTTGCACATAGGTGCGGTGTACGGCATCTTCCTCCTTCCATCTGCGCGCAtgttgaccttggcttggt CTGTTATTTGCTTTTTAATCAGTGCTTTAGGAGTGACTGCAGGGGTTCATCGGCTGTGGAGCCACAAGTCTTACAAGGCGTCTTTACCTCTCAGAATTTTTCTTGCCTTTGCCAACTCCATGGCCTTTGAG AATGACATATTTGAATGGTCTCGGGACCATAGAGTTCACCACAAGTTTTCAGAGACTGATGCCGACCCCCACAACGCCGTCCGTGGGTTCTTCTTCTCCCACATTGGTTGGCTTCTGGTGCGCAAACACCCTGACGTCATTGAAAAGGGGAAGAAGATCGACCTCAGCGACTTGAAAGCAGACAAAGTTGTTATGTTCCAGAGGAA GTATTACAAGATATCAGTGGTGCTGATGTGCTTCACTGTCCCCACGTTGGTGCCTTGGTACTTGTGGGGCGAAAACTTTTGGGTGAGCTACTTTGTGCCCGGCCTGCTGAGGTACGCTGTGGTGCTAAACAGTACGTGGTTGGTCAACAGCGCTGCTCACATGTGGGGCAACCGGCCCTACGACGTCAACATCTACCCCAGAGAAAACAAGTTGGTCATCTTAACAACCATAG GCGAAGGATTCCATAACTATCATCACACCTTCCCCTATGACTACGCGACAAGTGAGTTTGGCTGCAAAATGAACCTGACTACCTGTTTCATCAACTTCATGTGTTTTCTCGGCCTGGCGAAGGACTGCAAGACAGTGGCCCCGGAAATAGTTCTGGCTCGGGCCCAGCGCACTGGAGATGGAAGCGCCCGGAACCGAAGTGGTTGA
- the dnajb12b gene encoding dnaJ homolog subfamily B member 12b has translation MEVNRDEAERCIDIATAALTNNQADKAVRFLEKAQKLFPTEKARALLDLIAKNGFNPGNGNQSGGTSDDTGPRQRRPGEEDQGERASETAKPFTSDQLDAVKKIKQCKDFYEILGVKKDASEEDLKKSYRKLALKFHPDKNHAPGATEAFKAIGNAYACLSNADKRRQYDQCGEERRHPSRQAQTNAEFQADISPEDLFNMFFGGGFPASNVHVYRNGRYQRPAGQQGQQREGGFALFVQLLPIVILVIVSALSQMMVSTAPYSLSFRLSVGHTNKRYTESLRVPYYVGDSFAREYKGLNLKSVERSVEDDYISNLRNNCWKEKQQKEGLLYRARYFGDNDLYQRAQKMGTPSCSRLSDISVSLGG, from the exons ATGGAAGTAAACAGGGACGAAGCAGAACGTTGCATTGATATTGCAACTGCTGCATTAACTAACAATCAAGCAGACAAGGCTGTCAGATTTCTAGAAAAGGCACAGAAACTTTTTCCGACGGAAAAGGCGAGAG CACTGCTGGACTTGATTGCAAAGAATGGATTTAACCCTGGAAATGGCAACCAGTCAGGAGGAACCAGTGATGACACAGGTCCACGCCAGCGAAGGCCTGGCGAGGAGGACCAAGGAGAGAGAGCTTCTGAGACAGCCAAACCATTCACCTCAGATCAGCTGGATGCTGTTAAGAA AATAAAACAGTGTAAGGACTTCTATGAGATTCTTGGAGTGAAAAAAGATGCATCTGAAGAGGATCTTAAAAAGTCATACAGAAAACTAGCGTTAAAATTCCATCCCGACAAAAACCATGCGCCGGGTGCGACTGAAGCATTTAAAG CCATTGGAAATGCTTACGCCTGTCTAAGTAATGCGGACAAAAGGAGACAGTATGACCAGtgtggggaggagaggagacatcCGTCACGACAGGCGCAAACCAACGCCGAATTCCAGGCCGATATTTCACCAGAGGACCTCTTCAACATGTTCTTCGGGGGTGGTTTCCCAGCAA GCAATGTCCATGTGTACCGAAATGGTCGTTATCAGAGGCCAGCTGGgcaacagggacaacaaagagag GGAGGCTTTGCGCTCTTCGTTCAACTGTTGCCTATTGTCATCCTGGTGATAGTGTCAGCACTCAGTCAGATGATGGTCTCTACTGCCCCCTACAGCCTCAGCTTCAGGCT GTCGGTTGGTCACACCAACAAGCGCTACACTGAATCCCTGAGGGTGCCGTACTATGTGGGCGATAGCTTCGCCCGGGAGTACAAAGGCCTGAATCTGAAGTCTGTGGAGAGGAGTGTGGAGGACGATTACATTTCCAACCTCCGAAACAACTGTTGGAAGGAGAAACAACAGA AGGAAGGCCTGCTGTATCGAGCTCGGTATTTTGGGGACAATGACTTGTACCAAAGGGCGCAGAAGATGGGAACGCCTAGCTGCTCCAGGTTATCTGACATCTCTGTTTCGTTGGGTGGTTAA